AACTCATTCCGGGGCAGACACTGCAAGAATTATCGGGCGAGCTATCTTTGGAACAAAAAATCCGCCTCATGGAACAGGTTTGCGATGCGATGCAGACCGCGCACAGATTGGGCATCGTTCACCGTGATATAAAGCCCTCCAACATCTTGATCGAAAGAAGAGACGATGGCTCGCTACGTCCTTATCTTGTGGATTTTGGAATCGCTCGTGAAATCTCTGAGGCAGGCATCACAGCGACGTCAGCAATCATGGGGACGCCGGCGTTCATGTCTCCCGAACAACTTTTGGGCAACCGGATGGTGGACCGTAGAGCGGATATCTATAGCATGGGGTCGACTCTCTACTATTTACTTTCCGGTCAACGACCGTTTGACAGCACGGGCGTGGACCTTTTGATCAATATCGTTTCAGAGGAACCTGTCTCCCTGAATAAAATTGTTCCATTCATTCCGGAGGATCTTAAGACCATCGTATCCAAGTGTCTGGAGAAGGATCCTGCGAGGAGATACGATTCGGCGCGCGCATTAGGTGATGATCTCAAGCGATACCTCGAAGGTGAACCAATTCTCGCTCATCGCCCCACGTTGCGATACCGCGTTTTCAAAAAAATCAAAAGGCATAAGACTGTTGCAGTCCTTGCGGCAGCGGCGTCCATAGTAATCATCGCTTTGGCCGGCTTTAGCCTTTCTTCCTATTTGCGCGCTGCAAAGGAGGTGAAAGTTGCGCGCGAATTCTCCAGATTCGTAGAAGAAATGGATTGGAAGATGCGAGTCGCCTATATGACACCGTTGCACGACATTCGAAAAGAAAAATCACAGGTGTTGCAACGCTTGAAGGAAATTGAAGTCATGACGGCGGATGTTGGAAAAGCAGGGTTAGGACCCGGGAGTTTTGCGCTGGGACGCGGGTATCTCGCTCTTCAAGATTATGAAAAAGCCAGAATGCATTTAGAGAGAGCCTGGAATGCGGGATATCAGCGGAAAGAGGTGGCGAACGCTTTGGGATTGACTCTGGGCGCGCTGTACGAGAAAAAAGTATCTGAAGTGAACCGGATCAAAGATAAAGAGACACGGATGAGAAATCTGCTGGCTGTTAAAAGGGAGTTTCGTGATCCAGCTGTTCGATATTTGCGTCAAACACCTGAATTAGGGAGCCAGTCACGAGAATATGGAGAAGCGCTTTTGGCTTACTATGAAGAAAATTGGGATGCAGCTTTGCGATTGGCTCGCCAATCGTCGGAAAAATTTCCGTGGCTTTATGAGGCCAGGATGCTGCAAGGGCAAGTATTCGAAAAGATGGGGGAGCAGGCCTCACACGAAGGGAAATTCGATCTAGCAAAGAAGCATTATCAAGCCAGCGCGGAAAACTATTCCAGGGCTGAAGAAATATGCAGGAGCAATGCTGCTCTCTACCAGAACCAGTGTTCACTGTGGCGCGCAGTAATGGCCGTCCAATTTGCCACTGGAAAAGATGGAAAATCCGAATACGAGCAATCGAATCAATATTGCAAAAAGGCAATAACTGTAAATCCGGAAGACGCAACATCGTATGAATTATTTGCGCGGACTGCATGGAGGTGGGGAGAAAACGAGCTCCTTCTGGGTCATGATCCTTCGGATGCCTTTCATACAGCTATTGAATTGAGTGGGAAGGCTCTGACTCTCGATCCAGAGAATGCCCGCGCTTCTCTTACACTTGGAACGGCTTACTCCTATCTTGCCGACTATCAATCCCAAACCGGCAAAGATCCCACGAAATACCTGGAACAATCGATAAGGGCGCTTGAGCTATCGGTGAAAAAGGATTCCTCTTCACCCGTAGCTTTTGCAGCTCTTGGCGGCTCCTACTTCGGCCAGGGCATCGAAGCAATGACACGTGGTGAAGAAAGCAAGTCTTTTTTCGTTCATTCAATTGATGCCTACAAAAGGGCTCTGGAATTAAGTCCCCGTCATTTTGGCGCACTGTCAAACCTCGCGTATGTTTACACAAATCTCGGCTTGATTGCCAGGAGTAGCGGAAATGATCCCACGGCATTTTTTCAACAGGCTTTAGAGAATTTTGAGAAGGCTTTGAAAATCAATCCAAATTACTGGTTGATCCATACGAACATCGCAGCGGTTTATCTGGAGCTGGTCAGTTATGAATTGGAACACGGAAAGAATCCGTATCCAAACATAGAAAAGGCTTTAAGCGAATGCCAGAAAGGAGAGAATCTGAAACCAGGCAATCCGCATTCCTCTGTAAATAGCGCGAGCGCGCATCTGTATCGTGCCGAATATCTGCTGGCGCAAAATGACAATCCGCTTCCATGGATCAAAGAGACGGAGGAAAAACTGATTCCTTTAATTGGTCTCCATTATGCTGAGGTGTTTACCGGATTGGCAGACGCGAAAAGAATCGAGGCTCAGCATCTAATTCAAAAGAAGGAATCCCCACTTCCAGCTTTGCGAAAATCCATGGACTATTTGAAGCAGGCTCTTGAGCTGAATCCTGCGCAGCAACAGATTCATCACGGGATGGCTCGGCTTGAATTCATTAGAGCCGAATGGCTGCTAGCTAAAAACAGGTCGCCTGAGGAGCCGCTGAATCTCGCCACGGAACACGCGCGGAAAACACTGGATTTGAATCCGAAATTTGCACAAGCTTATGCAATGCTGGGTGAAATCCAATTGAAGAAATCGGAATGGAAAATCCATTTGAATCAGAATCCACAGAGTGAAATTCAAGAGGGGCTCTTAAAGATTCAGAAATGCATGGAGCTGAATCCGGACATTCCCGGTGTTTATGCAACCAAAGCAAATTTGCTCTTGATTCAAGCACAATGGAGTCCTGATCGAGAAAGCCGCATGGTTATGCTGGCCGGCTCAATCGAAAACTTTGAGCGTGCTTTTTCCATGAATCCGAGCCTTCAAAATAAAGAGAAAGAAAATTTCCAAAACGCCAAAATGCAGCAACACAAAAACTCTGTTTCTTGAGCGAAGTTGCGCCTTTTTCGGATTACGGAATGTACCAAAGGATCGCATGATGGGACGCCCTCTACTGCGGATGTAGATTCCAATATTTACTTAAGAACGGCCTGAGTTGGGGCGCCTTGGAAGGCAGGCGCCCGCAACTGCGAACAAAACGATTCTGATGGTCTATTCTACATGCTAGCTTTGGCGACGTCGTTGGAATTGATGTCTACGGTGATCATGAAACCGTTTGTGTTCCGAAATTCAAATGCTTTCGGGCCAATCCGGTACGCTTCTACTTCATTCGGCATCAAGACAAATCCGTCGTTCCGCGGCGCTCCCCAGTATTTCAGATTTTGGATCACTACAGGATCATTGGTGTTACCGGGGTAACGCTTCAGTTTCACTTCCGCAGTTTTTCCACCATCCATCGACGCATAAGCCATATCCCCACTTTTCTTCCCTATTGGACGTTTTGAACGATTTTAAGCCAAACGAACTGTCTTCAAAGCGAACTTCAACCACATAGCAGGAGAAAACAAAACCGACAACTATCGAATTCTAATCAGATGCATCTTACTAACTAATTAAAAACACAAGTCGACCGTTACGCAGAGAACGTGAGCACGGCACGGAATCGCGCCTTTCCGCTATGCATTTGTTCGTAGGCTTCCGCCACGCGATCGAGTGGAAATTTTTCGACCATCGGGTGTACACCACTCAGTGCGCTGAATTCCATTGTGTCTTGCGAATCCTTCGCTGTACCTGAGTACCAACCGGCGACTGATCGCCTTCCCAGAATTAGTGAGAAAACACTGATCGTGAGAGGCTCGGGTGGTGCCGCCGGCACTAGCAGTTTGCCATCTGAAGACAATCCATCAACCAGCGGAGAAATCGCCTGCGCATTCGGTGCAGTCGCGAGAATTACGCTTGCGCCACCAAGTTTTTGCAACTCTGCTACGACGTCTTGAGCGTTCGCATCAATGTAATGATGGGCGCCCAGCTTTCGAGCCAGCGGTTCCTTGTCGTTTCCTCGATTGATAGCGACAGTCTCAAATCCCATCTGTCGCGCGTACTGAACTCCGAGATGGCCAAGTCCGCCGATGCCGTGTACTGCGACCACTTCTCCGGCGCGTGCTCCGGAATTGCGCAGTGCGTTGAACACTGTTACCCCGGCACACATAAAAGGTCCTGCTTCCTCAGCTGGCATTTCATCAGGAATAGCCGCCAGCACCATGGCCGGTGCAATCATGTACTCGGCATATCCTCCATCAAAGTCAAAACCAGTGACCTTTCGGTTGACGCACATTGCGAAGTCACCACGCCTGCACTGTTTGCACACGAAACAATGTCCACCATGCCAGCCAACACCGACGCGTTGACCTTTCGTCCATGTGATGACGTTGTCACCGACTGCGTCGATGTGTCCCGCAATTTCATGACCTGGAACACGCGGATACTGAAGCCCTGGCCACAAACCTTCTTTGACAAGAGCATCGCTGTGACAAATACCGGAAGCCTCCACTTTCACGCGCACTTGTCCAGGCTTTGGTTCACGGATATTACGCTCTACTAACTCCCAATCTCCGCCAGGTTTACTTAACTGTGCAACTTTCATTTTAGAGTTCATTAATCCTCCTTCTCGTTACAAATCGCTTGAAAAGCACGTTTCTGCTATCGGTCGGTGCCATCGTGTTGTGCGCAATGAACGCTGTGGCACAAAGCGCAAGCGACAAATGTCGACCTGTCTGCTTGTATACTTTAGATTTGCCATGTTCTTTCCTCCTATGCATTCACGTGATCGAAGTCAGATTTGGTATACCTCCTTACATGTAGCGATCGGCGGTGGCTACTGCCTCCTCCGGACTGCTGCCCTTCTGACGCGCGCTCAAATAGGGCGCGTACCAGTCCCACCAGATGCTGGGCGTGCGTCTTCTCGTAGTGTTGTTCCCATGCGGTTTCTGGCCGGCACTTCCTTGCGAGCAAATCTATATAAAGATAGTGGTGTACCTGCAACATATTTTCAAATCCATTGTGGTTAGAAGGATTTGTGTTGCTTTCGTGTTAGGTAATCGTTTCTAACCGCCAATCCTGAAAATGCGACTCGATCTTTTAATGTTATACTGAAATTACATCAGCTAGACAGAAACAGGAAATATGTCCGTTTAGCTGGCTCCTTATCCGTCTTAGTTAAAGAATGTGAGCTATCGAGTTTGCAAGGAGTAAGACAATGGCAAACACACGGATAGGCGGACAAACACCGCCAATACCCTCACCTACTACGACAAACGTAAAAGAAACAGCATCAGAAGTCTCGCCTCCGTCAGTAGGAGACCGGCAGACTTCAACTGATAGCCAGGAGTCGACTAAGACAGTGCTCGCGCAGAAAATGCAGGCTACTGAGAGCAAGGGGCAACATCAACTGAGTGGCGATTTAATGCGACACAACCTTTACCAGGCGCTCCCAACCGGCGCGGCCACCGGTGCTACACCAACTCAGGCTGCCGGCACGCCGCAGCCCGCAGTTCGAGATTTGCAGGAGTCGCTGAATAAATGGCGGATAGAAAACCGTCAGAAGCCCATTAAAGAAGATGGTCTTGACAGCGAGGATACTCGCAACGCCATTCGCGAGTTTCAAAGAGAAAACGGCATCAAAGAAGATGGGATCGCTGGTCCCCAAACCCGGAAGAGGCTGTCGACTCAGGTAGATATCATCGCTCTGAAGAACGATCCGAACACAGCCGCAGAAATGCGCAGACTGCTTGATAGCGAAGGGTTTCAGAAGCTGCCGCCAAATATGCAATCGGACGTGATCAGCCGCTTCAAGCAATATGCCGCAGCGGGTGACATGACCAGCATAGGGAATATGGTGAATGTTATAGACCAGAGTGGTTTTGGATCTCTGCCGCTTTCAACCAGGAAACTGCTGATGGACACCATGGCCGCCAGACCGGCGGACAACCGGCTGGCCGTAAATTTGGAGAACCTGGCAGGTACAAATTTCGCCATGCTTGACGAAAAATCACAAAACTGGGTGCTCAACCGGATCCAGAGTTATGGGGGCGATCGCATTAAAATCGTCAGTCTTATACTTATCGCCGGTCAAACTACTCCTCCTCCACTTGGTCAGCCTCAAATTCCACAAAAGAACGAGTTGCTGACCCGGTTGATGAATTATCCTCCGGACACTGATCAGGTTGAAAACATGGCAAAATTGTTAGGGGCTGGTGTTCGAAATCTTCCCGAAGACGTAAGGAACCAAATTTTGGATGGCCTGCCGCAGTGGTTTAGTACCGGACAACTCACTGGCGCCGACGCCGCAAACCTGATGACATTGGCGACCGCACCACAATTTGAAAAACTCCATCCGGACAAACGGGCCGAAATGATGCATTACCTGACGCTTCGACCGGACAATGCCGAGCTCGCCAAAGCGCTGCGAGAGCTCACCGAAGACAGGCGGTTCCAGATTGACAACAGGACATGGAGGCAGACGCTCGAGCGCCTGGATAAAAGTATCCGGTGAGTTTGCCGGAAAAAGAAATACCATCGTAGATTCTGCCAGGAAGACTGTGCAACACTCCGTGCTCTCCGTGGCTCTATGGTATAAAACAAACTGGTGTGGAAATGAAAGTTGTTACTTTGAAAGGAGCAATAACACCGTCGTCTAACGAAGCACTGAAGGAGAGAAAGCAGCATGATGAGGCGAATACTCGCTCTGGTGAGCATGTTCATAATAACCACTGCAATTGGCTTCGCGGAAGAAGAGAACGCGAAGAAGAAAGACACTCCGGAGTTCAAGGCAGAGTTTCCAAAGGAGCTGATTTCCGACACGAAACACACAATTCGCATCGATGGGAAGCCTGTGGAGTACACAGCAACGGCGGGCAATATTCTTTTGAAGGAGGAGAATGGGCGCCCCAAGGCGAGCATTTTTTTCATGGCCTACGCGCGCACAGGAATGAGCGATCCTTCCAAACGTGCGATCACATTTTCATTCAACGGCGGACCGGGATCGTCATCCGTGTGGCTCCATCTGGGTGTGCTCGGGCCGCGACGAGTTCAGATGCCAGAAGAAGGATTTCCGCCAAAGCTTCCTTATCAGCTGGTCGATAATGATTATTCGGTCCTCGATCAAACCGATCTTGTCTTCATCGATCCGGTTACAACCGGCTACAGCAGAGCAGTCCCGGGCGAAGACCCGAAACAGTTTCATGGATACCGGGAAGACGCTGAAACGGTCGGTGAATTCATCCGGCTCTATGTCTCCCGTTTTCGTCGCTGGTCCTCTCCCAAATTTTTGATTGGTGAAAGCTACGGAACTACTCGCGCCGCCGCGCTCTCTCTTTATTTGCAGCAACGGCATGGAATGTATCTCAATGGTGTCATTCTGGTCTCTTCCATTCTGAATTTTCAAACGGCCCGTTTTAATTCAGGCAATGACCTTCCTTATATATTGTTCTTACCAACGTACACTGCGACAGCCTGGTATCACAAAAAACTCGTTCCGGAACTGCAGAACGATCTACGGAAAACGCTGGACGAAGTCCGTCAGTTTGCAGTGGGAGAGTACACATTGGCGTTGATGAAAGGCTCTAAACTTTCTCCTTCGGAAAGAAACACCGTAGCAGAGAAGCTAGCGCGATATACAGGTTTGACAACTGATTATGTGAATCGTTCTAATCTGCGGATCGAGATCTTCAGATTTACAAAAGAGCTGATGCGCGCGGAACGTCTCACGGTGGGACGGCTTGATTCCCGGTTTACGGGAAGAGACCGCGATGCAGCCGGTGAAGAGTTCGAATTTGATCCGAGTTATGCGGCAATCGAAGGCGTTTACACCGCCGCGCTGAATCACTATGTTCGAATGGAGCTGAAATACGAAAGCGATCTCGCATATGAAATCCTGACCGACCGCGTGCGTCCGTGGAGTTACTTGGAGTATCAGAATGAATATGTAGACGTGTCTGAGAATCTCCGGCAGGCGATCTCATTGAATCCTGCGATGAAGGTTCTTGTGGCCAACGGATATTACGACCTGGCCACGCCTTTTTTTGCCACCGAATACACGTTTCAGCGCCTGCCACTGGAGCAGGAACAGCAGAAAAACATCACGATGACTTACTATGAAGCCGGGCACATGATGTACATCCACAAGCCATCATTGATTCGAATGAAAGCAGACCTTGCGGCTTTTTACGATTCTGCGCTTTGACGTGTTCATAGTTGAAATTTGGATGTGTTGGCTAATAGAAGGCGGCGCACTGGCGTGCCGCCTTCTGTCTCCAATCTACCTCAACGATCTGAACCCCGTTTCAAATGAAGTAATAACCGATGCTGTATGAGACGTGACACCGCCAGCTATCGGTTCAATACAAGGGGGAGTACAATTAGCCTCATGGGCGTCTCCGCCGGCATGCGATTGGGTCCGTACGAAATTCTTAGCCAAATTGGAGCTGGTGGAATGGGGGAAGTGTACCGCGCAAAGGATACCAGGCTGGATCGCACTGTTGCAATCAAAGTTTTGCCTGCTCACTTCTCAGCCAATCCTGATTTGAAGCAGCGTTTTGAAAGAGAGGCGCGTGCTATTTCAAGTCTTTCACATCCATATATATGTGCGCTCCATGATATCGGTTCGCATGATGGAATCGATTTCATGGTCATGGAATTCCTGGAAGGAGAAACGCTAGCTCAAAGATTGCACAAAGGTGCTTTAACAGTTGAACAGTCCCTGCGATATGGAATTCAAATTGCGGAGGCGCTTGATAAAGCACATAAACAAGGAATCATTCATCGCGATTTAAAACCGGGCAACATCATGATCACCAAATCCGGAGTCAAATTGCTCGATTTTGGATTGGCAAAATTCGGCGGACAGGGGCTCCCACTATCTGGCCGGGAGGACGTATCGACTCTACCGCCAGAACAGCGCGAGCTAACTGCAGAAGGAACTATCCTTGGCACTGTGCAGTACATGTCCCCTGAACAACTGGAAGGGCGAGATTGTGATTTGCGAACCGATATTTTTTCTCTGGGTACCGTTTTATACGAAATGGTGACGGGAAAACATGCATTCACGGGCAAGAGCCAGGCAAGTTTGATTGCGGCAATCCTCTCTTCCCATCCTCATCCGATTTCTACCATTCAGCCAGTGACGCCACCGGCTCTGGATTGGGTCGTGAAAACATGCATGGCGAAGGATCCCGATGATCGCTGGGAAACAGCCCACGATATCGTGCTTCAACTTCGGTGGATCTCAGAAGTGGGCCTCGTACAACCAGTTCCCTTTATGCAAAAACGCACAAAGCGTTTCGAGCGCGCATTCTGGATGGTCGCAGTATTGATCCTCACCGGCCTACTTCTGTTTTTGAACTACCAGCGTGCAACAGACGTCTCTGTGATCCGCTTTATGGTCCCGCCGCCGGCAGGATCTTCCTTTGATAACACAATTGCGCTATCGCCGAATGGCGAAACGCTGGTTTTTACAGCAAGCGACTTAACGGGAAATAACATCTTATGGCTAAGGAGCCTTGATTCCAGCCATCCACGCGGATTGCAGGGTACTGAAGGAGCCGCTTTCCCTTTCTGGGCACCTGATAGCAAGTCTATTGGATACTTTTCAGAAGGTAATTTGAAAAAGTTTGACCTTGCATCAGGGTCATCTCAAACGATCTGTCGCGCCCCCAATCCAAGAGGGGGCACCATGAACCTCGATGGAGTGATTCTGTTTTCTGCTCACGAAGGCGGCGCAATTTATCGCGTATCTTCAAAAGGTGGAAACCCGGCGCTTCAAGTTTCTCTTGACGCGACTCAAGGAGAATCAACAGTTCGTTACCCTTCTTTTCTTCCGGATGGCCGGCACTTTCTCTACTATGTTTGGAGCATGAATCCCAAAATGGCCGGAATCTACATTGGATCGCTGGATTCGAAAGAAAAACAATGGCTGATCAATGCTGATTCAGGCGCAGTCTATACTTCCGGGTATTTGATCTTCTTACTTTCAGGAAATCAACTAATGGCACACGCCTTTGATCCGGATAATTTGAAATTGAAAGGTGATCCGGTAAAACTTGTCGAAAGTGCATGGGTGAAATGGTTTACGGCCGGATTTGCTGCCTTCTCGGTTGCACAAAATGGTGTCCTTGCATACCGTACAGGCGGATTTGAGAACAGTGAATTTATCTGGTATGACCGAACCGGCAAACAGATCGGAAAAGCGGGTCCGCCCGGCCTTTATGCGGAACCATGTCTGTCGCCCGATGAAAAGAAGATTTCGTTTTCCGGCAGGCGCGGCTCAAGCAATCTCGATAGCGATATCTGGATCCTGGAATTAACGCGAGGCATCGCGAACCGCGTCCCAAATAGAAACCGCGGAGGAATCACTTCGCTATGGTCTCCGGATGGCAGTCGCATGGTATACGCCTCTTATCCGGAAGGCGTCTTTTCCGAAGCGAATCTGTCAAGCGGAAAAGTAATCACGCTATTGAAGCTGACCGGCTTCGCTGCCACGGATGATTGGTCACGAGATGGAAGGTTCCTTGTTTACACGACTCTCGAACTCAAAACGAATCAAAGTGACATATGGATGCTTCCGATAAATAGCAACGGAAAACCAGTTCCCTTTTTGACTAGTGAATACAATGAAGATTTTGGGCAGGTTTCACCCGATGGCAATTGGATCGCCTATTCATCGGATGAATCCGGACGTTATGAAGTCTACGTACAAAATTTTCCGACACCGGGCGGAAAAGTACAAATTTCTACTACCGGCGGTCAACAACAAAAATGGAGCGCAAACAGCAAAGAGATTTTCTATATTTCTCCGGATAGGAAGATGATGTCGGTCGATTTTCATCCTGGCTCAACGGAACAACCTGCTCCCAAAATTCTTTTTCAAACAAAGATTATGCCTAAGATTGAAGCGCGAAACCATTACGTCGTTACGGGGGACGGACAGCGCTTTCTGATCAACACACCATTAGAAGAAATAGCAACCTCCCCGATCGAAGTCGTTCTAAATTGGACATCTTTGCTTCAGTAGCAGAGTTTCCTATTTTTTTCATAACTTCGTATCCATTGTCGCGCCCCGGCAGGATTTGATAATTCGACGGGCTAATTCATCAACCAATTCGAACTGCGGAC
This genomic window from bacterium contains:
- a CDS encoding protein kinase, which produces MPGDETTHFIHTDSGRIEVDIPLQDWQLYRIESLLGEGGMARVYKAYDPKLSRYVALKFIRSEDEEYKKRLLREARAQAQIEHDNVCKIYEVGEVQGKPYIAMQLIPGQTLQELSGELSLEQKIRLMEQVCDAMQTAHRLGIVHRDIKPSNILIERRDDGSLRPYLVDFGIAREISEAGITATSAIMGTPAFMSPEQLLGNRMVDRRADIYSMGSTLYYLLSGQRPFDSTGVDLLINIVSEEPVSLNKIVPFIPEDLKTIVSKCLEKDPARRYDSARALGDDLKRYLEGEPILAHRPTLRYRVFKKIKRHKTVAVLAAAASIVIIALAGFSLSSYLRAAKEVKVAREFSRFVEEMDWKMRVAYMTPLHDIRKEKSQVLQRLKEIEVMTADVGKAGLGPGSFALGRGYLALQDYEKARMHLERAWNAGYQRKEVANALGLTLGALYEKKVSEVNRIKDKETRMRNLLAVKREFRDPAVRYLRQTPELGSQSREYGEALLAYYEENWDAALRLARQSSEKFPWLYEARMLQGQVFEKMGEQASHEGKFDLAKKHYQASAENYSRAEEICRSNAALYQNQCSLWRAVMAVQFATGKDGKSEYEQSNQYCKKAITVNPEDATSYELFARTAWRWGENELLLGHDPSDAFHTAIELSGKALTLDPENARASLTLGTAYSYLADYQSQTGKDPTKYLEQSIRALELSVKKDSSSPVAFAALGGSYFGQGIEAMTRGEESKSFFVHSIDAYKRALELSPRHFGALSNLAYVYTNLGLIARSSGNDPTAFFQQALENFEKALKINPNYWLIHTNIAAVYLELVSYELEHGKNPYPNIEKALSECQKGENLKPGNPHSSVNSASAHLYRAEYLLAQNDNPLPWIKETEEKLIPLIGLHYAEVFTGLADAKRIEAQHLIQKKESPLPALRKSMDYLKQALELNPAQQQIHHGMARLEFIRAEWLLAKNRSPEEPLNLATEHARKTLDLNPKFAQAYAMLGEIQLKKSEWKIHLNQNPQSEIQEGLLKIQKCMELNPDIPGVYATKANLLLIQAQWSPDRESRMVMLAGSIENFERAFSMNPSLQNKEKENFQNAKMQQHKNSVS
- a CDS encoding alcohol dehydrogenase, with translation MNSKMKVAQLSKPGGDWELVERNIREPKPGQVRVKVEASGICHSDALVKEGLWPGLQYPRVPGHEIAGHIDAVGDNVITWTKGQRVGVGWHGGHCFVCKQCRRGDFAMCVNRKVTGFDFDGGYAEYMIAPAMVLAAIPDEMPAEEAGPFMCAGVTVFNALRNSGARAGEVVAVHGIGGLGHLGVQYARQMGFETVAINRGNDKEPLARKLGAHHYIDANAQDVVAELQKLGGASVILATAPNAQAISPLVDGLSSDGKLLVPAAPPEPLTISVFSLILGRRSVAGWYSGTAKDSQDTMEFSALSGVHPMVEKFPLDRVAEAYEQMHSGKARFRAVLTFSA
- a CDS encoding protein kinase; its protein translation is MGVSAGMRLGPYEILSQIGAGGMGEVYRAKDTRLDRTVAIKVLPAHFSANPDLKQRFEREARAISSLSHPYICALHDIGSHDGIDFMVMEFLEGETLAQRLHKGALTVEQSLRYGIQIAEALDKAHKQGIIHRDLKPGNIMITKSGVKLLDFGLAKFGGQGLPLSGREDVSTLPPEQRELTAEGTILGTVQYMSPEQLEGRDCDLRTDIFSLGTVLYEMVTGKHAFTGKSQASLIAAILSSHPHPISTIQPVTPPALDWVVKTCMAKDPDDRWETAHDIVLQLRWISEVGLVQPVPFMQKRTKRFERAFWMVAVLILTGLLLFLNYQRATDVSVIRFMVPPPAGSSFDNTIALSPNGETLVFTASDLTGNNILWLRSLDSSHPRGLQGTEGAAFPFWAPDSKSIGYFSEGNLKKFDLASGSSQTICRAPNPRGGTMNLDGVILFSAHEGGAIYRVSSKGGNPALQVSLDATQGESTVRYPSFLPDGRHFLYYVWSMNPKMAGIYIGSLDSKEKQWLINADSGAVYTSGYLIFLLSGNQLMAHAFDPDNLKLKGDPVKLVESAWVKWFTAGFAAFSVAQNGVLAYRTGGFENSEFIWYDRTGKQIGKAGPPGLYAEPCLSPDEKKISFSGRRGSSNLDSDIWILELTRGIANRVPNRNRGGITSLWSPDGSRMVYASYPEGVFSEANLSSGKVITLLKLTGFAATDDWSRDGRFLVYTTLELKTNQSDIWMLPINSNGKPVPFLTSEYNEDFGQVSPDGNWIAYSSDESGRYEVYVQNFPTPGGKVQISTTGGQQQKWSANSKEIFYISPDRKMMSVDFHPGSTEQPAPKILFQTKIMPKIEARNHYVVTGDGQRFLINTPLEEIATSPIEVVLNWTSLLQ
- a CDS encoding peptidoglycan-binding protein, producing MLAQKMQATESKGQHQLSGDLMRHNLYQALPTGAATGATPTQAAGTPQPAVRDLQESLNKWRIENRQKPIKEDGLDSEDTRNAIREFQRENGIKEDGIAGPQTRKRLSTQVDIIALKNDPNTAAEMRRLLDSEGFQKLPPNMQSDVISRFKQYAAAGDMTSIGNMVNVIDQSGFGSLPLSTRKLLMDTMAARPADNRLAVNLENLAGTNFAMLDEKSQNWVLNRIQSYGGDRIKIVSLILIAGQTTPPPLGQPQIPQKNELLTRLMNYPPDTDQVENMAKLLGAGVRNLPEDVRNQILDGLPQWFSTGQLTGADAANLMTLATAPQFEKLHPDKRAEMMHYLTLRPDNAELAKALRELTEDRRFQIDNRTWRQTLERLDKSIR
- a CDS encoding peptidase S10, with translation MMRRILALVSMFIITTAIGFAEEENAKKKDTPEFKAEFPKELISDTKHTIRIDGKPVEYTATAGNILLKEENGRPKASIFFMAYARTGMSDPSKRAITFSFNGGPGSSSVWLHLGVLGPRRVQMPEEGFPPKLPYQLVDNDYSVLDQTDLVFIDPVTTGYSRAVPGEDPKQFHGYREDAETVGEFIRLYVSRFRRWSSPKFLIGESYGTTRAAALSLYLQQRHGMYLNGVILVSSILNFQTARFNSGNDLPYILFLPTYTATAWYHKKLVPELQNDLRKTLDEVRQFAVGEYTLALMKGSKLSPSERNTVAEKLARYTGLTTDYVNRSNLRIEIFRFTKELMRAERLTVGRLDSRFTGRDRDAAGEEFEFDPSYAAIEGVYTAALNHYVRMELKYESDLAYEILTDRVRPWSYLEYQNEYVDVSENLRQAISLNPAMKVLVANGYYDLATPFFATEYTFQRLPLEQEQQKNITMTYYEAGHMMYIHKPSLIRMKADLAAFYDSAL